In Pedobacter sp. W3I1, one DNA window encodes the following:
- a CDS encoding MerC domain-containing protein, translating into MKLRSYKINLDRIGITASTLCAIHCAALPFLITVLPMWGMGFLANEAVEITMIAVSLIIGIWSLNSAYRKQHRRIMPILILIAGFTCIAFGHFSGIESLEPVLIPIGGFTIAAAHYVNLRMLKSCPLGH; encoded by the coding sequence ATGAAACTACGGAGCTACAAAATCAACCTCGATCGGATAGGCATTACGGCCTCAACGCTTTGTGCTATACACTGCGCTGCATTGCCATTTTTAATTACCGTTTTACCCATGTGGGGAATGGGTTTCCTGGCCAATGAAGCGGTTGAAATTACAATGATTGCAGTTTCATTGATTATTGGTATCTGGAGTTTAAATTCCGCATACCGCAAACAACATCGCCGTATTATGCCAATTCTGATATTGATTGCCGGCTTTACCTGTATTGCATTTGGGCATTTTTCGGGCATTGAATCCTTAGAGCCAGTCTTGATCCCAATTGGTGGATTTACCATTGCTGCAGCCCACTATGTCAATTTACGAATGCTTAAGTCTTGCCCATTGGGTCATTAA